Proteins encoded together in one Synechococcus sp. BL107 window:
- a CDS encoding UPF0182 family protein: MKRLLWILLPPLLVVVARMHVEWVWFSQFNWQSVLFQRWMLQLLFAGIGSIPVALAVLWLRAFDRIDDPPRQQMRPIEGVRFSLVLLLSGLAFLACSVVLTDLAILAWKQPFSLSHWHESSHSMASEWKAMLPVQLAIAGVSLCRPQWRRWLAIAMGFALLLVVSRAWGVWSLAWLIPDEGLREPLLDTDLSFGLGRFSALQLGLELLVLSGTFTTAHALWGRVTVAPHLSDWSMPALGCRSYRWLSIGVGTNLIGVAGLVWLSRHQLLWHQHGLVAGAGWLQHHLTLPFRSLLALVLLVLAVSCIVSGFGRVQRLLLLCVAAIVIIEFTLTPLTRWLVVRPQELNLQSPYLETAIRLTRHGFQLDRIQRRRTEPNVDLTEEDLESGASTLRNVRLWDSGPLLETNRQLQQLRVYYRFSNAAVDRYPLIPDSDTSQQVIISARELDQSALPRRSKTWQNRHFVFTHGNGFTVSPVNTRGNDGLPSYVISDLGSNTRIEGNQDLGIKRKDVEAAIPAQNAALYFGMLPSPYAVVPTDVDEFDYPDGDLNVYSHYEGSAGVSIGSLIQRLSASIYLAEPRLLTTKAIQKDSRVLLRREVRQRIRAIAPFLDLRGDPYLVSVPGEKRKLGVANPRTQNQFWIVEGYTHSATYPYSAAVSNTDSDRYLRNSVKIVVDAYNGSMRLFVNEPNDPLIQAWQSLFPQLFESIENMPNTLKSHLLVPENFFKVQVSQLQRYHVEDPRIFYSGDDVWQVPLEVYGGQQISVEPYHITAQIEGNNSSEFLLLQPLTPLARPNLTAWLAARNDAEHFGELLLIDFPKDRPILGPEQIQALINQDPEVSKVFSLWDGGGSELIQGNLLVLPVGTSLLYVEPVYLKATKGGLPSLVRIVVSDGRGIAMDVNLSAAINRLIKKTPTEKPKGLSTDRLEKPSEQLVS; encoded by the coding sequence TCTGGATTCTGTTGCCACCGCTCTTGGTTGTGGTGGCACGGATGCACGTGGAGTGGGTTTGGTTTTCCCAATTCAACTGGCAGTCGGTTCTGTTTCAACGCTGGATGCTTCAGCTGCTTTTCGCAGGAATTGGCTCCATACCAGTTGCTTTAGCGGTGCTTTGGCTGAGAGCCTTCGATCGAATCGACGATCCACCACGGCAACAGATGCGCCCCATCGAAGGGGTGCGATTCAGCCTCGTGCTGTTGTTGAGTGGCTTGGCATTTCTCGCCTGCAGCGTTGTGCTGACGGATCTTGCGATCCTGGCTTGGAAACAACCCTTCAGCCTGAGTCACTGGCACGAGTCAAGTCACTCCATGGCTTCGGAGTGGAAAGCCATGCTCCCCGTGCAATTGGCCATCGCGGGAGTGTCGTTATGCCGACCGCAGTGGAGACGATGGCTTGCCATTGCAATGGGATTTGCACTGCTGTTGGTGGTATCCCGAGCTTGGGGAGTGTGGAGTTTGGCTTGGTTGATCCCTGATGAAGGACTCCGTGAGCCATTACTTGATACGGATCTCAGTTTTGGTCTCGGTCGATTTTCTGCACTCCAGTTAGGCCTAGAGCTATTAGTTCTCTCAGGCACGTTCACCACCGCACATGCTCTGTGGGGACGGGTAACAGTCGCTCCCCACCTATCGGACTGGTCGATGCCAGCCCTTGGCTGTCGCTCCTACCGATGGCTATCGATTGGGGTCGGCACCAATTTGATTGGTGTGGCTGGCCTGGTTTGGTTATCACGACACCAATTGCTCTGGCATCAGCACGGCTTAGTGGCGGGGGCCGGCTGGTTGCAACACCACCTCACCCTTCCTTTTCGAAGCCTGCTGGCCTTAGTTCTGCTGGTTTTAGCCGTGAGCTGCATCGTCAGTGGGTTTGGTCGTGTCCAACGACTTCTCCTCCTTTGTGTTGCTGCAATCGTGATCATTGAATTCACCCTGACGCCACTAACGCGTTGGCTGGTGGTACGACCACAAGAATTGAATCTTCAATCGCCATACCTTGAAACCGCCATTCGATTAACCCGGCATGGTTTTCAATTGGATCGAATCCAACGGCGGCGTACTGAGCCAAATGTTGATCTCACTGAAGAAGATTTGGAGTCTGGAGCTAGCACCCTGCGCAATGTTCGCCTTTGGGATAGCGGACCTCTTTTAGAAACCAACCGCCAGCTTCAACAACTAAGAGTTTATTATCGTTTTTCAAATGCTGCTGTTGACCGTTATCCATTAATTCCAGATAGTGATACATCACAGCAGGTAATTATCTCAGCACGAGAGTTAGATCAATCAGCACTTCCACGTCGTTCAAAAACATGGCAGAACAGACACTTTGTTTTCACCCACGGGAACGGATTTACTGTCAGCCCTGTGAATACAAGGGGAAATGATGGACTTCCCTCTTATGTGATCAGTGATTTAGGTTCAAATACACGAATCGAAGGAAATCAAGACCTGGGCATCAAGCGTAAAGATGTGGAAGCTGCAATTCCCGCCCAAAATGCAGCGCTTTATTTCGGAATGCTTCCCTCACCCTATGCAGTTGTCCCAACTGATGTTGATGAATTCGATTATCCAGACGGCGATCTCAATGTTTATTCCCACTACGAAGGATCTGCTGGCGTATCGATAGGGTCATTGATACAAAGACTGTCTGCTTCGATTTATCTTGCAGAACCGAGACTACTTACAACAAAAGCAATACAGAAGGATTCAAGGGTACTTCTACGCCGCGAAGTAAGACAACGCATACGGGCGATTGCTCCATTCTTGGATCTTCGAGGTGATCCTTATCTAGTTTCTGTACCTGGTGAAAAACGTAAACTAGGAGTCGCTAATCCTCGTACCCAGAATCAATTTTGGATTGTAGAAGGATATACTCATAGTGCAACATATCCCTATAGTGCTGCTGTAAGCAATACTGATTCTGATCGATACTTACGCAACTCAGTTAAAATCGTAGTCGATGCATACAATGGAAGTATGCGTCTATTCGTCAATGAACCAAATGACCCGCTTATTCAAGCCTGGCAAAGCTTATTTCCACAACTTTTTGAATCAATCGAGAACATGCCGAATACTCTTAAATCGCATCTATTAGTGCCGGAGAATTTTTTCAAGGTACAAGTCAGTCAACTGCAGAGATATCACGTCGAAGATCCTCGGATTTTTTACAGTGGTGACGATGTATGGCAAGTGCCACTGGAGGTATATGGAGGACAACAGATATCGGTGGAGCCGTATCATATAACTGCACAAATAGAGGGGAATAACAGTTCTGAATTTTTGTTGCTTCAACCCCTTACGCCGTTGGCGAGGCCGAATCTCACCGCTTGGTTGGCGGCAAGGAATGATGCTGAGCATTTTGGAGAATTATTGTTGATCGATTTCCCAAAAGACCGACCAATTCTTGGGCCTGAACAAATCCAAGCGCTGATTAATCAAGATCCAGAAGTTAGTAAAGTGTTTAGCCTTTGGGATGGTGGGGGTTCAGAACTTATCCAAGGAAATCTGTTGGTTTTGCCAGTTGGCACGAGCCTTCTATATGTAGAACCTGTTTACCTAAAGGCAACAAAGGGTGGACTTCCATCATTAGTACGTATTGTCGTGAGTGATGGACGTGGTATCGCAATGGATGTGAACTTGTCAGCGGCGATTAATCGTCTAATTAAAAAAACCCCAACGGAAAAACCGAAGGGGTTATCAACTGATCGACTTGAAAAACCGAGTGAACAGTTAGTTAGCTGA